A part of Thermus islandicus DSM 21543 genomic DNA contains:
- a CDS encoding MarC family protein — protein sequence MVEFFLKSFLTLFVVMDPVGLVPVFLALAGGRSPKEQARIARKAVLVAGGLLTFFFFFGRELLAYLGISLDALRVAGGILLFRIATEMVFAHHERETEEEAKEALERADISVFPLAIPLIAGPGALASVLVLGAEAGRVPLGVGIVLLTAFLVLALAYLFLKAAVAVRRALGRTGVNVVTRVLGVLLAALAVQYVASGVKGLLG from the coding sequence CCGTGGGGCTGGTGCCCGTCTTCTTGGCCCTGGCCGGAGGGCGCTCCCCCAAGGAGCAGGCCCGCATCGCCAGGAAGGCGGTCCTGGTGGCCGGGGGGCTCCTCACCTTTTTCTTCTTCTTCGGGCGGGAGCTCCTCGCCTACCTGGGCATCAGCCTGGATGCCCTGCGGGTGGCCGGGGGCATCCTCCTCTTCCGCATCGCCACGGAGATGGTTTTCGCCCACCACGAACGGGAAACGGAGGAGGAGGCCAAGGAGGCCCTGGAGCGGGCGGACATCTCCGTCTTCCCCCTGGCCATCCCCCTGATCGCCGGGCCCGGGGCCCTGGCCAGCGTCTTGGTCCTGGGGGCGGAGGCGGGACGGGTGCCCCTTGGGGTGGGCATCGTCCTCCTCACCGCCTTCTTGGTCCTGGCCCTGGCCTACCTCTTTTTGAAGGCGGCGGTGGCCGTGCGCCGGGCCTTGGGGCGCACCGGGGTTAACGTGGTGACCCGGGTCCTAGGGGTCCTCCTCGCCGCCCTGGCCGTACAGTACGTGGCCAGCGGGGTCAAGGGCCTCCTTGGCTGA
- a CDS encoding glutamine synthetase/cystathionine beta-lyase binding protein: MPTFIVLSTLTDDGAETLVKNPERIKEVNGELERDFGVKVVAQYAVLGPYDFVNIVEAEDAASVARAMLHLASRGSVKTTTLEAIPVADLIARLK; the protein is encoded by the coding sequence ATGCCTACCTTTATTGTACTAAGCACCCTTACGGACGACGGCGCCGAGACCCTGGTGAAAAACCCCGAGCGCATCAAGGAGGTGAACGGGGAGCTGGAGCGGGACTTCGGGGTCAAGGTGGTGGCCCAGTACGCCGTGCTGGGCCCCTATGACTTCGTGAACATCGTGGAAGCCGAGGACGCCGCCAGCGTGGCCCGGGCCATGCTCCACCTGGCCTCCCGGGGAAGCGTGAAGACCACCACCCTCGAGGCCATCCCCGTGGCCGACCTCATCGCCCGGCTCAAGTAA
- a CDS encoding DNA repair protein RecN: MLQRLEVHNLAAIREATLELAPGLNVLTGETGAGKSLLVDALALLLGEKAEGMVGPFGDSLLVTAFFLGEEPRVLSRRVGSRSTPRIDGEVVSLKELQEEAERRLSLHAQHGALALLSPRRQRELLDALLDPALLSRYQGLYARRQALLEERRTLEGALREKRAREDLLRFQIQEIAEARLRVGEDLALEEEAKRLRHLEALRERAGRAYTLLEEEALDRLDLAFRELRAGGRFDRALEALAQDLEAALQGVRAVARELADYLEGLEGDPRRLAELEERLSLLERLKRKYGPTLEEVQAFGERAREELARLEGGEARLEALEKELQEVQEALLRAGEALGEARERAARELAAGMVRELGELGFPKARFLVDLRPLPEPGPFGLQEVAFRFSANPHLPPAPLGAASGGELSRLALALALLTGAEAPTVVFDEVDTGLGGETAWKVAERLARLGETRQVLVVTHLPQIAAKAHRHLRVARVGEEVRVEVLEGEERVKELARLLSGQYTEAALAHARLLLSQGGP; the protein is encoded by the coding sequence ATGCTCCAGCGCCTCGAGGTGCACAACCTCGCCGCCATCCGCGAGGCCACCCTGGAGCTCGCCCCCGGCCTCAACGTCCTCACCGGGGAAACGGGGGCGGGGAAAAGCCTTCTCGTGGATGCCCTGGCCCTCCTCCTGGGGGAAAAGGCCGAAGGGATGGTAGGCCCCTTTGGGGACAGCCTCCTCGTCACCGCCTTCTTCCTCGGGGAGGAGCCCCGGGTCCTCTCCCGCAGGGTGGGCAGCCGCTCCACCCCGCGCATTGACGGGGAGGTGGTGAGCCTAAAGGAACTCCAGGAAGAGGCGGAAAGGCGGCTTTCCCTCCACGCTCAGCACGGCGCCCTGGCCCTCCTCTCCCCCAGGAGGCAACGGGAGCTCCTGGACGCCCTCCTAGACCCTGCCCTTCTTTCCCGCTACCAGGGGCTTTACGCCCGCCGCCAGGCCCTCCTGGAGGAAAGGCGGACCCTGGAGGGGGCCCTTAGGGAGAAGCGGGCACGGGAGGACCTCCTCCGCTTCCAGATCCAGGAGATCGCCGAGGCTCGGCTGAGGGTAGGGGAAGACCTTGCGCTGGAAGAGGAGGCCAAGCGGCTCCGCCACCTAGAGGCCCTTCGGGAGCGGGCGGGGCGCGCCTATACCCTTTTGGAGGAGGAGGCCCTGGACCGGCTGGACCTGGCCTTCCGGGAGCTCAGGGCGGGGGGGCGGTTTGACCGGGCCCTGGAGGCCCTGGCCCAGGACCTCGAGGCCGCCCTCCAGGGGGTCCGGGCCGTGGCCCGGGAGCTTGCCGACTACCTCGAGGGCCTGGAGGGCGACCCGAGACGCCTCGCCGAGCTGGAGGAAAGGCTCTCCCTACTGGAGCGCCTGAAGCGCAAGTACGGCCCCACCCTCGAGGAGGTGCAGGCCTTCGGGGAAAGGGCCCGGGAGGAGCTGGCCAGGCTGGAAGGGGGGGAGGCGCGCCTCGAGGCGCTGGAGAAGGAGCTCCAGGAAGTCCAGGAGGCCCTCCTGCGGGCGGGCGAGGCCCTGGGAGAGGCCCGGGAGAGGGCCGCCCGGGAGCTTGCGGCGGGGATGGTGCGGGAGCTCGGAGAGCTGGGCTTCCCCAAGGCCCGCTTCCTCGTGGACCTCAGGCCCCTACCCGAACCCGGCCCCTTTGGCCTCCAGGAGGTGGCCTTCCGCTTCTCCGCCAACCCCCACCTTCCCCCCGCCCCCCTGGGAGCGGCCAGCGGCGGGGAGCTTTCCCGCCTCGCCCTGGCCCTGGCCCTCTTGACCGGGGCCGAGGCCCCCACGGTGGTCTTTGACGAGGTGGACACGGGGCTCGGGGGGGAAACCGCCTGGAAGGTGGCGGAACGCCTGGCCCGCCTCGGGGAAACCCGGCAGGTCCTCGTGGTCACCCACCTGCCCCAGATCGCCGCCAAGGCCCACCGCCACCTGCGGGTGGCCAGGGTAGGCGAGGAGGTTCGGGTGGAGGTCTTAGAGGGAGAGGAACGGGTGAAGGAGCTTGCCCGCCTCCTCTCCGGCCAGTACACGGAGGCCGCCCTCGCCCACGCCCGGCTCCTCCTCAGCCAAGGAGGCCCTTGA
- a CDS encoding VOC family protein, giving the protein MEVLETSVYAEDLEQARAFYEGVLGLPCFQFHPPRHAFFRAGRGVFLVFNPSLTERDEHLPPHGARGSVHVAFRVKAEDLPLWAERLRAAGYPVRWASWPRGKSLYTQDPAGNLVELAPGEIWGL; this is encoded by the coding sequence GTGGAGGTCCTGGAGACTTCCGTCTACGCGGAGGACTTGGAACAGGCCCGGGCCTTCTATGAGGGGGTTTTGGGCCTTCCCTGCTTCCAGTTCCACCCTCCCCGGCATGCCTTCTTCCGCGCCGGGAGGGGGGTCTTCCTGGTCTTCAACCCAAGCCTCACGGAAAGGGACGAGCACCTCCCCCCCCACGGGGCCAGGGGAAGCGTCCACGTGGCCTTCCGGGTGAAGGCGGAGGATCTTCCCCTCTGGGCGGAAAGGCTCCGGGCGGCAGGGTATCCCGTCCGGTGGGCAAGCTGGCCTCGGGGCAAGAGCCTCTACACCCAAGACCCTGCGGGCAACCTGGTGGAGCTCGCCCCGGGGGAGATCTGGGGCCTCTAG